The Cervus elaphus chromosome 12, mCerEla1.1, whole genome shotgun sequence genome includes a region encoding these proteins:
- the LOC122704878 gene encoding acyl-coenzyme A thioesterase 1-like isoform X4 — protein sequence MQGRFFATGPPEPGPFPGIMDILGAGGGLLEYRASLLAGKGFAVMALAYYNYEDLPKSLENLHLEYFEEAVNYLLNHPQVKGPGVGLLGISKGGELCLSMASFLKGITAAVIINGSVACVGGNLHYKGEILPPVGFNQNRIKMTKDGFVDIVEILNCPLEGPDQKSFIPVERAECPFLFLVGQDDHNWKSEFYANEASKRLQAHGKAKPQVICYPGTGHYIEPPYFPLCPASLHTLVGVPVIWGGEPRAHARAQVDAWQQLQTFFHKHLGGDKGPSCDLLC from the exons atgcaaggcagattcttcgccactggaccaccag aaCCCGGGCCCTTTCCTGGGATTATGGACATTTTGGGAGCTGGAGGTGGCCTTCTGGAATATCGAGCTAGTCTGCTGGCTGGGAAGGGTTTTGCTGTGATGGCGCTGGCTTATTACAACTATGAGGACCTGCCCAAGAGCCTGGAGAACCTCCACCTGGAGTACTTCGAAGAAGCTGTGAACTACCTGCTTAATCACCCTCAG GTGAAGGGTCCAGGAGTTGGGCTGCTTGGGATTTCAAAAGGAGGTGAGCTCTGCCTCTCCATGGCTTCCTTCCTGAAGGGCATCACTGCAGCCGTCATAATCAATGGCTCTGTGGCTTGTGTCGGTGGAAACTTACACTACAAAGGTGAGATTCTGCCACCTGTGGGTTTCAACCAAAATCGAATCAAGATGACTAAAGATGGCTTTGTAGACATTGTGGAAATCCTGAACTGCCCTTTGGAAGGACCTGACCAGAAGAGCTTCATTCCTGTGGAAAGGGCTGAGTGCCCCTTCCTGTTTCTTGTGGGTCAGGATGACCACAACTGGAAGAGTGAATTCTATGCTAATGAGGCCTCTAAACGCTTGCAGGCCCACGGGAAGGCAAAACCCCAGGTCATCTGTTACCCAGGGACGGGGCACTACATTGAACCTCCTTACTTCCCCCTGTGCCCGGCTTCCCTGCACACCTTAGTGGGCGTTCCTGTCATCTGGGGAGGGGAGCCCAGGGCTCATGCCAGGGCCCAGGTAGATGCTTGGCAGCAGCTCCAGACTTTCTTCCATAAACACCTGGGTGGGGATAAGGGGCCAAGCTGTGATCTTTTATGCTAA